In Thermospira aquatica, the following proteins share a genomic window:
- a CDS encoding single-stranded DNA-binding protein, translating into MSKSVNVVVVEGGVVREPQIRYTSEGSAYTRFAIAHTAFSQKQAEKKETSYFEVTAWGKIAEICAAYLKKGRRIIVSGKLHKSRWEDPTGQKHAKVTITANDVKFMPPSKQKKNS; encoded by the coding sequence ATGTCCAAATCCGTTAATGTGGTGGTTGTTGAAGGTGGTGTTGTCCGTGAACCCCAGATCCGCTATACCTCAGAAGGTTCTGCTTACACTCGATTCGCTATCGCTCATACAGCCTTCTCCCAAAAGCAAGCTGAAAAAAAGGAAACCAGCTACTTCGAGGTGACCGCCTGGGGAAAAATAGCCGAAATCTGTGCCGCCTACCTCAAAAAGGGCCGCAGAATCATCGTCTCAGGAAAACTCCATAAAAGCCGTTGGGAAGACCCAACCGGACAAAAACACGCAAAGGTTACCATCACCGCTAACGATGTCAAGTTTATGCCACCCTCAAAACAGAAAAAGAACTCGTAA
- a CDS encoding tetratricopeptide repeat protein has product MKRWFFIATLFLWGTVFAQETETETPTTETPKIEESAPAESISETRPTPAPSLSPQIVEPKRPALSPSSEDRLLQAIQANPTDRNAYNRLLDYYRSQNRTEDHLKILIKAIQNVGGNLNYYLLMGDDYMTLGDYSKAIISYQYAVKEAPSNPVCYLKLGNAHLAQKNYYSAETALLAALHYGEASGKINVAFASRLLGECYEGVKNYQESLKWYQKAYRLSPTQEYKAFVNRIQALTNQ; this is encoded by the coding sequence ATGAAAAGATGGTTTTTTATAGCCACTCTTTTTTTGTGGGGCACTGTTTTTGCGCAGGAAACAGAAACCGAAACACCAACCACCGAAACACCAAAGATCGAAGAGTCTGCACCGGCGGAATCTATTTCAGAGACCAGACCCACCCCTGCACCTTCACTTTCACCACAGATAGTGGAACCAAAACGTCCTGCTTTATCCCCTTCAAGTGAAGATCGACTTCTTCAAGCAATACAGGCCAATCCTACTGATAGAAATGCGTATAATCGTTTACTTGACTACTACCGAAGTCAGAATCGCACAGAAGACCATCTCAAGATCCTTATCAAAGCGATTCAAAACGTGGGAGGAAATCTCAACTATTACCTTCTCATGGGGGATGATTATATGACACTGGGAGATTATTCCAAAGCAATCATCTCCTATCAGTACGCCGTGAAAGAAGCCCCCAGCAATCCCGTTTGTTATCTTAAGCTTGGCAATGCCCATCTTGCTCAGAAAAACTACTACTCAGCAGAAACTGCCCTTCTGGCCGCGCTCCATTATGGAGAAGCCTCGGGCAAGATTAATGTTGCTTTTGCCTCTCGTCTTCTGGGTGAGTGTTATGAAGGTGTGAAAAACTACCAGGAATCACTCAAATGGTATCAGAAGGCTTACAGGCTTTCTCCCACCCAGGAATATAAAGCTTTTGTTAATCGTATTCAGGCTTTGACGAATCAATAA
- a CDS encoding AIR synthase related protein: MDKYRLRGVSPTKEDVHAAIEGLNEGAFPGSFCKILPDPFHHNRYIVMHADGSGTKSSVAYLMAKETGNDQWYAGLAQDAAVMNIDDMACVGATGPFLFSNTIGRNAHRVPGEAIKAIIHGYETFFSSLRPHNIVCMMSGGETADVGDLVQTVIVDATAIAKLKGEEVITMKMQPGDVIVGFSSTGQSSYETQPNSGIASNGLTLARHQLLSHEYALKYPESFSATINPDLVYQGPYHLEDRLPGTNFCIGEALLSPTRSYLPIIREMLSTMREAIHGIVHCTGGGQVKCKHFGFSLRYIKDNLFPVPPLFEIIQKTGVPWREMYQVFNMGHRLEVYVPRDAAETLVHIGEKYNIEAKIVGRIESSPNSHNEVILKTPFGEFFY; this comes from the coding sequence ATGGATAAATATAGACTTAGGGGAGTTTCTCCAACCAAAGAGGATGTTCATGCTGCCATCGAGGGCCTCAATGAAGGGGCTTTCCCTGGAAGTTTTTGTAAAATCTTACCTGATCCTTTTCATCACAACAGGTACATTGTCATGCATGCCGACGGAAGTGGGACAAAATCAAGTGTGGCGTATCTGATGGCAAAAGAAACCGGCAATGATCAATGGTATGCCGGCCTCGCGCAGGATGCCGCTGTAATGAATATTGACGATATGGCTTGCGTTGGAGCAACGGGACCATTTTTGTTTTCAAATACTATCGGAAGAAATGCTCATCGTGTGCCAGGAGAGGCGATCAAGGCAATCATCCATGGCTATGAAACGTTTTTCTCTTCCCTCAGGCCTCACAATATTGTGTGTATGATGAGTGGGGGAGAAACGGCTGATGTGGGTGACCTTGTTCAGACAGTGATTGTTGACGCTACCGCTATCGCCAAACTCAAGGGCGAAGAAGTGATCACCATGAAAATGCAACCTGGTGATGTGATTGTGGGTTTCTCCTCAACGGGACAGAGTAGTTACGAAACTCAACCAAACTCTGGCATTGCCTCCAATGGTCTCACGCTTGCCAGGCATCAACTCCTCTCGCATGAGTATGCTCTCAAGTATCCTGAGAGTTTTTCGGCTACCATAAATCCCGATCTTGTCTACCAGGGGCCCTATCACCTCGAAGATAGACTCCCAGGCACCAACTTTTGCATAGGTGAGGCACTTCTTTCTCCAACAAGGTCGTATCTGCCCATTATCCGGGAGATGCTTTCTACGATGCGAGAGGCTATCCACGGTATCGTTCATTGTACGGGAGGAGGACAGGTTAAATGCAAGCATTTTGGCTTTTCTCTTCGGTATATTAAGGATAACCTCTTTCCTGTTCCACCTCTTTTTGAGATTATACAAAAAACTGGTGTGCCCTGGAGAGAAATGTACCAGGTCTTCAACATGGGGCATCGTCTTGAGGTCTATGTGCCACGTGACGCTGCCGAAACACTGGTCCATATCGGAGAAAAGTATAACATCGAAGCGAAAATTGTTGGAAGGATTGAATCATCCCCAAACAGTCACAATGAAGTGATCCTCAAAACACCGTTCGGGGAATTTTTTTATTAA
- the rpsL gene encoding 30S ribosomal protein S12, whose translation MPTINQLVRKGRQKVLYKSKSPALEGNPQKRGVCVKVTTMTPKKPNSALRKIARVRLSNGIEVTAYIPGIGHNLQEHSVVLVRGGRVKDLPGVRYHIIRGTLDALGVEKRFTSRSKYGAKKPKS comes from the coding sequence ATGCCAACGATCAATCAATTGGTGCGCAAGGGCAGACAAAAGGTACTCTATAAGAGTAAGTCGCCTGCTCTCGAGGGAAATCCTCAGAAGAGAGGTGTGTGTGTAAAAGTGACGACCATGACCCCCAAGAAGCCGAACTCTGCTTTGCGTAAGATTGCGAGGGTGCGCTTGAGTAATGGGATAGAGGTGACCGCCTATATTCCAGGTATTGGTCACAATCTTCAAGAGCACTCTGTTGTTTTGGTTCGAGGTGGTCGTGTAAAAGACCTTCCTGGTGTGCGTTATCATATTATTCGTGGTACTTTGGATGCGCTGGGTGTGGAGAAGCGTTTTACCAGCCGATCAAAGTATGGTGCTAAGAAACCAAAATCCTAA
- the rpsG gene encoding 30S ribosomal protein S7, producing the protein MPRKKTAQLVRSVTPDPKYKSVLVAKLINRTMKDGKKAIAQKIVYGAIEYLAEKTKTPALEAFEQAIQNIKPPIEVRSRRVGGATYQVPVEVRPERQIALAFRWLVTLSAKRKGHSMAEKLGAELVDAFHNTGSCVKKKEDTIKMAEANRAFAHYRW; encoded by the coding sequence ATGCCTAGAAAAAAAACAGCGCAATTAGTTCGTTCGGTGACTCCCGATCCTAAATACAAAAGTGTACTTGTAGCTAAACTGATCAATAGGACGATGAAAGATGGTAAAAAAGCGATTGCTCAAAAGATTGTTTATGGTGCTATTGAGTATCTTGCAGAAAAAACCAAAACACCTGCTTTAGAGGCTTTTGAGCAAGCCATTCAAAACATTAAACCACCTATTGAAGTTCGTTCTCGGCGTGTAGGTGGTGCTACCTATCAGGTGCCTGTTGAAGTGAGACCAGAGCGTCAGATTGCTCTTGCCTTTCGTTGGTTGGTGACACTTTCTGCAAAACGGAAAGGCCACTCTATGGCTGAAAAGCTTGGGGCGGAATTAGTAGATGCTTTTCATAATACCGGATCTTGTGTGAAGAAAAAAGAAGATACTATCAAGATGGCAGAGGCTAACCGTGCCTTTGCTCATTACCGCTGGTAA
- the fusA gene encoding elongation factor G: MATEKIYPLEKVRNIGIAAHIDAGKTTTTERILYYTGKTHKVGEVHDGAAEMDWMIQEKERGITITSAATTCFWKDIKINIIDTPGHVDFTAEVERSLRVLDGAVAIFDAGEGVEPQSETVWRQADKYNVPRIAFVNKMDKVGADFYMCVESMHKKLGVKALPLQVPLGSESSFVGVIDVIEEKAYDWTNDDQEGMKYEIKPVPEEYKDKVKEFRHNIVETVCESDDILLEKYLGGEELTVEEIKTGLRKLVIQSKVFPVLCGSSLKNKGVQLMLDAIKDYLPSPLDIAAVKGTDPATGNEVVCKTVDTEPFVGLAFKVMVDPFVGKLVFVRVYSGKLEKGSYVYNATKGVKERVARLLRMHANKREEIDFVAAGDIVAVVGLKDTVTGDTICAEERKVVLESIDFPEPVINVAIEPKSKDDIDKMNDVLRKLQEEDPTFRVKTDEETGQTLIYGMGELHLEIIVDRMLREFKVQANVGKPQVAYRETIRKSSKVESKYIRQSGGKGQYGHVIMEIEPLPEGAGFEFVDKVVGGRIPKEFIPAIQKGVEEAMNNGVIGGYPVVDVRVNVLDGSYHEVDSSEMAFKIAASKGFKDAMAQADPVLLEPIMRVDVIVPEDYLGDVIGDLSSRRAKIEGMEQKGNARVVTAKVPLGEMFGYATTLRSLSQGRANYSMVFSNYAEVPKANWDAILKK; this comes from the coding sequence ATGGCCACAGAAAAGATTTATCCACTCGAAAAAGTACGAAACATTGGTATTGCGGCCCATATTGACGCGGGTAAGACGACCACAACGGAACGTATTCTCTACTATACCGGAAAAACCCACAAGGTTGGTGAGGTACATGATGGCGCTGCTGAGATGGACTGGATGATTCAGGAAAAAGAGCGTGGTATTACGATTACGAGTGCAGCGACCACCTGTTTTTGGAAAGATATCAAGATCAATATTATTGATACACCTGGACACGTTGATTTTACCGCTGAAGTGGAGCGTTCTCTCCGTGTCCTTGATGGGGCTGTAGCTATTTTTGATGCCGGAGAGGGTGTGGAACCTCAGTCTGAGACTGTCTGGCGCCAGGCAGACAAATATAACGTGCCCCGTATCGCTTTTGTGAACAAGATGGATAAAGTGGGCGCTGATTTTTACATGTGCGTTGAATCAATGCACAAGAAATTAGGGGTAAAGGCTTTACCTCTGCAGGTACCTCTTGGTTCGGAGTCAAGTTTTGTTGGGGTTATCGATGTCATTGAGGAAAAGGCATACGATTGGACCAATGATGATCAGGAGGGTATGAAATACGAGATAAAGCCGGTTCCTGAAGAATACAAAGATAAAGTAAAAGAATTTCGTCATAATATCGTCGAGACCGTGTGTGAATCAGATGACATTTTGCTTGAGAAATATCTTGGTGGCGAAGAGCTTACAGTTGAGGAGATTAAAACAGGCTTGCGTAAACTGGTGATTCAGTCTAAGGTCTTCCCCGTCTTATGTGGAAGTTCTCTGAAGAACAAAGGTGTTCAGCTTATGTTGGATGCGATTAAGGATTATTTGCCTTCACCGCTTGATATAGCAGCTGTGAAAGGTACTGATCCGGCTACCGGGAACGAGGTTGTCTGTAAGACTGTAGATACCGAGCCTTTTGTCGGTCTCGCTTTTAAGGTTATGGTGGATCCCTTTGTAGGAAAGCTTGTTTTTGTCAGAGTGTATTCTGGTAAGCTTGAAAAGGGAAGTTATGTATACAACGCAACCAAGGGAGTTAAAGAACGCGTAGCGCGACTTTTGCGAATGCATGCGAACAAACGAGAAGAGATTGACTTTGTTGCAGCTGGTGATATTGTTGCGGTTGTAGGACTGAAAGATACGGTGACAGGGGATACGATTTGTGCGGAAGAACGCAAGGTTGTTCTCGAGTCTATTGATTTTCCTGAACCGGTGATTAATGTGGCTATTGAACCCAAGAGCAAAGACGATATCGATAAAATGAATGATGTTCTCCGAAAACTTCAAGAAGAGGATCCTACTTTCCGTGTGAAGACGGACGAGGAGACAGGGCAAACACTCATTTATGGTATGGGAGAGCTTCATCTTGAGATTATCGTTGATCGTATGCTTCGTGAATTTAAGGTTCAGGCAAATGTTGGTAAACCTCAGGTTGCCTATCGTGAAACGATTCGAAAAAGCTCAAAGGTGGAGAGTAAATACATCCGTCAAAGTGGTGGTAAGGGACAATACGGTCATGTGATTATGGAGATTGAGCCTCTCCCTGAAGGAGCTGGTTTTGAATTTGTTGACAAAGTAGTTGGTGGACGTATTCCCAAAGAATTTATTCCTGCTATCCAAAAGGGTGTAGAAGAAGCCATGAATAATGGTGTTATTGGTGGTTACCCCGTCGTGGATGTTCGCGTGAATGTTCTGGATGGAAGCTATCATGAGGTTGACTCTTCGGAAATGGCTTTCAAGATTGCTGCTTCCAAGGGATTTAAAGATGCTATGGCTCAAGCAGACCCTGTGCTTCTTGAGCCGATCATGAGGGTGGACGTGATTGTTCCTGAGGATTATCTGGGCGATGTGATTGGCGATTTGAGCTCGAGACGCGCGAAGATTGAGGGTATGGAGCAAAAAGGTAATGCGCGAGTGGTCACAGCAAAAGTCCCTCTGGGTGAGATGTTTGGGTATGCCACAACGCTACGTTCGCTTTCACAGGGACGCGCGAATTATTCGATGGTATTTTCTAATTATGCTGAAGTGCCCAAAGCCAATTGGGATGCTATCTTGAAAAAGTAG
- the tuf gene encoding elongation factor Tu — MAEGKFERTKPHLNVGTIGHVDHGKTTLTAAITKYLALQGKAKLRRYDEIDNAPEEKSRGITINTAHVEYETDKRHYAHVDCPGHADYIKNMITGAAQMDGAILVVAATDGVMPQTREHVLLARQVNVPSIVVFLNKVDQIAKGDEELIDIVEMDIRELLNSYQFPGDEIPIIRGSALLANESTSTDPNAPEYACIKELTEALDNYFKEPERELDKPFLMPIEDIFSITGRGTVATGRIERGKIKVGEEVEIVGYKETRKTTVTGVEMFRKLLDEGLAGDNVGLLLRGVEKDEIRRGMVLAKPGAITPHKKFEAEVYVLKKEEGGRSTPFHVGYRPQFYIRTADVTGTIAAIKGADLVMPGDNVNMTIELIVNVAIEKGMRFAIREGGRTVGAGVVTNIIE; from the coding sequence ATGGCTGAAGGTAAGTTTGAGAGAACAAAGCCGCATTTAAATGTAGGTACTATTGGTCACGTAGACCATGGTAAAACAACATTGACGGCAGCGATTACAAAGTATCTTGCTCTTCAGGGGAAGGCAAAACTTCGAAGGTATGATGAAATTGATAATGCTCCTGAAGAAAAGTCTCGTGGTATTACCATTAATACGGCTCACGTTGAGTATGAGACAGACAAACGTCACTATGCTCACGTAGACTGTCCTGGTCACGCTGACTACATTAAGAACATGATCACTGGTGCAGCTCAGATGGACGGTGCTATTCTTGTGGTGGCTGCTACTGACGGTGTGATGCCTCAGACTCGTGAGCACGTACTTCTGGCTCGTCAGGTGAACGTGCCTTCTATCGTGGTCTTCTTGAACAAGGTTGACCAGATTGCAAAAGGTGATGAAGAGTTGATCGACATCGTGGAAATGGATATCCGCGAGCTTCTCAACTCGTATCAGTTCCCTGGTGATGAGATTCCTATCATCCGTGGTTCGGCTCTCCTTGCGAATGAGTCAACTTCTACTGATCCAAACGCTCCTGAGTATGCTTGTATCAAGGAACTTACCGAGGCTTTGGATAACTACTTCAAGGAACCCGAGAGAGAGCTTGACAAGCCTTTCCTCATGCCTATTGAAGATATCTTCTCCATCACCGGACGTGGTACCGTGGCAACGGGAAGAATTGAACGTGGAAAAATAAAGGTTGGTGAAGAAGTAGAGATCGTAGGTTACAAGGAAACCAGAAAGACAACGGTTACCGGTGTAGAAATGTTCCGCAAGCTTCTCGATGAAGGTTTGGCTGGTGATAACGTAGGTCTTCTTCTCCGCGGTGTAGAAAAAGACGAAATTCGCCGTGGTATGGTGCTTGCTAAGCCCGGTGCTATTACCCCTCATAAGAAGTTTGAAGCAGAAGTGTACGTGCTTAAGAAAGAAGAGGGTGGCCGAAGCACACCTTTCCATGTTGGGTATCGTCCTCAGTTTTATATCAGAACAGCTGATGTGACGGGTACTATTGCAGCTATTAAAGGAGCTGATCTCGTGATGCCAGGTGATAATGTGAATATGACCATTGAGCTCATTGTAAACGTGGCTATCGAGAAGGGTATGCGTTTTGCTATCCGAGAGGGTGGTAGAACGGTTGGTGCTGGTGTAGTGACAAACATCATCGAATAA
- the rpsJ gene encoding 30S ribosomal protein S10 — MSRIRIRLKAYDAALIDRSARMIVETVKSKGGRVSGPIPLPTRIRKYTVLRSPHVDKDSREQFEIRLHKRLVDILAPSAELIGALSELQLPAGVEIEIKQ; from the coding sequence GTGAGCAGGATTAGGATCAGACTGAAGGCATATGATGCCGCGCTGATTGATCGATCCGCCAGGATGATTGTTGAAACCGTGAAAAGTAAAGGTGGAAGGGTATCGGGACCGATACCCCTTCCTACCCGTATACGCAAGTACACGGTTCTTCGATCACCACATGTGGACAAGGATTCTCGAGAGCAGTTTGAGATCCGGCTCCACAAGCGCTTGGTTGATATTCTTGCCCCTTCTGCAGAGTTGATTGGAGCGCTCTCTGAGCTTCAGCTTCCTGCAGGTGTGGAGATTGAGATCAAGCAGTAG
- the rplC gene encoding 50S ribosomal protein L3, giving the protein MKAKKVGIIGRKLGMTQMYVDGQLVGVTVVDFSDMILIGTRTQEKNGYVAAILGYDFKDFEPRYIREVRLENPAIYEDGQFLQALQEIKSVDVFGVMKGRGFAGVMKRHGFHGGPASHGAKHWHRRPGSIGGHTFPAKVWKGKKMAGHYGNANVAVLHQQLVKVDTEKRLLYIKGAIPGSRNSYVMVRDSVKE; this is encoded by the coding sequence ATGAAAGCAAAAAAGGTCGGTATTATTGGGCGCAAGCTGGGTATGACACAGATGTATGTTGATGGTCAGCTTGTCGGCGTAACAGTCGTGGACTTTTCCGACATGATTCTGATAGGTACCCGAACACAGGAGAAAAATGGCTATGTGGCAGCCATTCTTGGGTATGATTTTAAGGATTTTGAGCCACGCTATATTCGGGAGGTTCGTCTGGAAAATCCCGCCATCTATGAAGATGGTCAATTTCTTCAGGCTTTACAGGAAATCAAAAGCGTGGATGTGTTCGGTGTAATGAAGGGTCGTGGTTTTGCGGGAGTGATGAAGCGCCATGGCTTCCATGGAGGTCCTGCTTCTCATGGTGCTAAACACTGGCATAGGAGACCAGGATCGATTGGTGGACATACCTTCCCTGCAAAAGTCTGGAAAGGGAAAAAGATGGCTGGCCATTATGGGAATGCCAATGTGGCTGTGCTCCATCAGCAGCTGGTAAAAGTGGATACAGAGAAGAGGCTTCTCTATATTAAAGGAGCTATTCCCGGATCCAGGAACAGCTACGTGATGGTCAGAGATTCGGTAAAGGAGTAA
- the rplD gene encoding 50S ribosomal protein L4 has translation MKLDVFQGNTKSGSLEVKLAVTDKVEATSEHTIYQAVVVRLANERQGTLSTLTKSEVRGGGKKPWRQKGLGRARAGSIRSPLWRGGGVTFGPKPRDFSLKINQKMKTKAYISVFSKMNELGRLKVITGFSYNEMKTKAFLKAFSAYCVDPAEKMVIITEAKNPALYLSTRNLPNVTVMYVDQMDILPLVYADRIYITDKALTLLDERYAKIFG, from the coding sequence ATGAAGCTGGATGTGTTTCAGGGCAATACGAAGAGTGGTTCTCTGGAAGTAAAATTGGCGGTAACGGACAAGGTTGAGGCTACTTCTGAGCATACGATTTATCAGGCTGTTGTTGTTCGTCTGGCAAATGAGAGACAGGGAACACTCTCGACATTGACAAAATCTGAGGTTCGTGGTGGAGGAAAGAAACCATGGCGTCAGAAAGGTCTGGGACGTGCCCGCGCAGGTTCTATTCGTTCTCCTCTCTGGCGAGGTGGTGGTGTTACGTTTGGACCGAAACCTCGAGATTTTTCTTTGAAGATCAACCAGAAGATGAAAACAAAGGCTTACATTTCTGTGTTCTCAAAAATGAATGAGCTTGGGCGGTTGAAGGTAATTACAGGGTTTAGCTATAACGAGATGAAAACCAAAGCCTTTTTAAAGGCGTTTTCTGCTTATTGTGTTGATCCTGCTGAAAAGATGGTTATCATCACAGAGGCTAAAAACCCCGCTCTGTACCTCTCAACACGAAATCTCCCCAATGTAACTGTAATGTATGTAGATCAGATGGATATTTTGCCCCTTGTGTATGCTGATAGGATCTACATAACCGATAAGGCCTTGACGCTTCTTGATGAGCGTTATGCCAAGATTTTTGGATAA
- the rplW gene encoding 50S ribosomal protein L23 has protein sequence MTEPAMILLAPVITEKSSMLKEQKKYVFEVSMDANKIEIARAVEALYKGVKVAKVNITRVHPKWKRIRMQSGLTKWRKKAVVTLEKGEIDFFKA, from the coding sequence ATGACAGAACCAGCTATGATTCTGTTGGCACCGGTAATTACTGAGAAGAGCAGCATGCTTAAAGAACAGAAAAAGTATGTTTTTGAAGTGTCTATGGATGCCAACAAGATTGAGATCGCAAGGGCAGTAGAAGCTCTTTACAAAGGTGTTAAGGTGGCAAAGGTGAATATCACCCGGGTTCATCCGAAATGGAAGAGAATCCGTATGCAATCAGGGTTAACCAAATGGCGGAAAAAAGCCGTGGTGACTCTTGAAAAAGGTGAGATCGACTTTTTTAAGGCGTAA
- the rplB gene encoding 50S ribosomal protein L2, whose product MGLKRFKPVTPGLRHRVSYDYSEITKSEPEKTLIGGTKRGRGDGRNSQGRITAEHRGGGNKRFYRIIDFKRDKWNVPAKVVAIEYDPNRTARIALLHYVDGEKRYILAPKDLKVGDFVESGENVEIKPGNALPLKNIPVGTLIHNVELKPGKGGQLARSGGSYAKLDGREGKYAILRLPSGEIRMVLQVCMATIGEVSNSDRINIVLGKAGHSRHLGIRPTVRGTAMNAVDHPHGGGRGKQKGYPTPVSRTNVPAKGYKTRKKNKYTNQYILSRKK is encoded by the coding sequence ATGGGATTAAAGAGATTTAAGCCAGTAACTCCCGGACTTCGACACCGGGTAAGTTATGACTACAGTGAGATCACCAAATCAGAACCCGAGAAGACACTGATTGGTGGTACAAAGCGGGGACGCGGAGACGGTCGTAACAGTCAGGGCCGTATCACAGCGGAACATCGAGGCGGTGGAAACAAGAGATTTTATCGTATCATTGATTTCAAGCGCGATAAATGGAATGTTCCCGCTAAAGTGGTGGCTATCGAGTATGATCCAAACAGAACAGCTCGTATAGCTTTATTACATTATGTTGATGGGGAAAAACGCTATATTCTCGCCCCCAAGGATTTAAAAGTTGGTGATTTTGTCGAGAGTGGTGAAAACGTCGAAATCAAGCCAGGGAATGCTCTTCCTTTGAAGAATATTCCTGTCGGTACACTGATTCACAATGTGGAGCTCAAGCCTGGGAAGGGTGGACAGCTCGCTCGTTCTGGCGGATCGTATGCGAAGCTGGACGGACGGGAAGGAAAGTACGCCATTCTTCGCCTGCCTTCAGGAGAAATCCGCATGGTGCTTCAGGTATGTATGGCTACGATTGGAGAGGTTTCCAACTCTGACCGTATTAATATCGTCCTTGGTAAAGCTGGGCACTCTCGGCATCTGGGTATTCGTCCGACCGTTCGTGGTACAGCCATGAACGCTGTTGATCACCCACATGGTGGTGGACGTGGTAAGCAGAAGGGTTATCCAACCCCTGTAAGCCGTACAAATGTGCCAGCCAAGGGCTACAAGACGCGCAAGAAGAACAAGTATACCAACCAGTATATCTTGTCGCGTAAGAAATAA
- the rpsS gene encoding 30S ribosomal protein S19: MSRSVKKGPYVDAKLYKKVIAMQNASEKQPIKTWSRRSTIIPEMIGLTIQVYNGKIFVPVYINENMVGHKLGEFAPTRIFRGHAGTKKA, encoded by the coding sequence ATGAGTCGTTCGGTAAAGAAAGGACCTTATGTAGATGCGAAGCTGTACAAGAAGGTAATAGCGATGCAGAATGCATCAGAAAAACAGCCGATCAAAACCTGGTCAAGACGCTCAACGATTATTCCCGAGATGATTGGCTTGACAATTCAGGTATATAATGGTAAAATATTTGTCCCGGTTTATATCAACGAGAATATGGTCGGGCATAAGCTTGGTGAGTTTGCTCCGACACGTATTTTCCGTGGACACGCCGGGACGAAGAAAGCCTAA
- the rplV gene encoding 50S ribosomal protein L22, translating to MNAVARARYLRISPLKLRKVIKILKGKELQEAMDMMKLLPHKGAKMVYKVLHAAKANFISRYPDARGSVLVIDRIFVDEAGAFKRVMPRARGRADIIHRRMSHLTVVVKVME from the coding sequence ATGAATGCAGTAGCACGAGCGCGCTATTTGCGCATTTCTCCGCTGAAGTTGCGTAAGGTGATAAAGATTTTGAAAGGCAAAGAGCTTCAGGAAGCTATGGATATGATGAAACTGCTCCCTCACAAGGGCGCAAAAATGGTGTACAAAGTACTCCATGCTGCAAAGGCAAACTTCATTAGCCGTTATCCTGATGCTCGTGGTTCGGTGTTGGTGATTGACCGTATTTTTGTGGATGAGGCTGGTGCTTTTAAGCGTGTTATGCCTCGGGCACGTGGTCGAGCTGATATCATTCACAGAAGAATGTCTCACCTGACTGTCGTTGTGAAGGTCATGGAATAA
- the rpsC gene encoding 30S ribosomal protein S3 — MGQKVNPNGLRLGISRGWDSVWYSERNYAENVLEDHKIRTYLRKNYGSAFISHVEIVRFSDQVRVTIHAARPGSIIGKKGAEIEIITKELQKLVKEGRRVSVSVKEIKVPELDASVVGQDIARQIERRTSYKRAIKQAIRNAMKSGAKGIKVRISGRLNGAEIARTEEFKEGRLPLSTLKADIDYCVSEAYTEMGAIGIKVWIYRDSRDTVEKRRR; from the coding sequence ATGGGACAGAAAGTAAATCCTAATGGACTGCGTTTAGGGATTAGTCGTGGCTGGGATTCTGTATGGTATAGCGAGAGAAACTATGCAGAAAATGTACTCGAGGATCACAAGATTCGAACGTATCTGCGCAAGAACTATGGCTCTGCCTTTATCTCCCATGTTGAGATAGTGCGTTTTAGCGATCAGGTTCGGGTAACGATACATGCTGCTCGTCCGGGTTCTATTATCGGCAAGAAGGGAGCAGAGATTGAGATTATTACCAAAGAACTTCAGAAATTGGTGAAAGAGGGTCGAAGGGTCTCTGTTTCCGTAAAGGAGATTAAGGTTCCCGAGCTGGATGCCAGTGTGGTTGGACAGGATATTGCTCGTCAGATTGAGCGGCGTACCAGCTACAAAAGAGCCATCAAACAGGCTATCCGTAATGCCATGAAAAGTGGTGCAAAGGGTATTAAGGTGAGAATTTCCGGTCGTTTGAATGGCGCGGAGATTGCTCGTACCGAAGAGTTCAAAGAGGGCCGACTACCTCTTTCTACCTTGAAGGCTGATATTGACTACTGTGTTTCTGAAGCGTATACTGAAATGGGTGCAATTGGCATCAAGGTGTGGATCTATAGAGACAGTCGAGATACTGTTGAGAAAAGGAGACGCTAA